Proteins encoded in a region of the Triticum dicoccoides isolate Atlit2015 ecotype Zavitan chromosome 3A, WEW_v2.0, whole genome shotgun sequence genome:
- the LOC119268093 gene encoding neutral/alkaline invertase 1, mitochondrial-like yields MNGQTTMGLAAAVRPCRQRLLTSASAAAAKASVIRLFPRCPHPQHHHHGRRLPFLVSAASHTSQSDPSTTPTPTPVTSDPRSAVAGNLPFFDRVLFPGSFPPETPPVEDPAPPADFRPASASPVREETETEREAWRLLRRAVVSYCGEPVGTVAAEDPECTEMLNYDQVFIRDFVPSALAFLMRGETEIVRNFLLHTLQLQSWEKTVDCYSPGQGLMPASFKIRTIPLDENNEAFEEILDPDFGESAIGRVAPVDSGLWWIILLRAYCKITGDYSLQERVDVQTGIKLILSLCLSDGFDMFPTLLVTDGSCMIDRRMGIHGHPLEIQALFYSALRCSREMIVMNEGSKHLLRAINNRLSALSFHIREYYWVDMNKINEIYRYKTEEYSHDATNKFNIYPEQIPSWLVDWIPEKGGYLIGNLQPAHMDFRFFSLGNLWAISSSLTTPTQAEGILSLIEEKWDDLVANMPVKICYPAMEYDEWRIITGSDPKNTPWSYHNGGSWPTLLWQFTLACIKMGRPELARRAIAVAEEKLSADKWPEYYDTRSGRFIGKQSRSYQTWTIAGFLTSKMLLENPELASILTCDEDLELLEGCACCLSKRTRCSRRAAKSDIIG; encoded by the exons ATGAATGGTCAAACCACCATGGGGCTCGCCGCCGCCGTGAGGCCATGCCGCCAGCGCCTCCTCACCTCCGCCTCAGCCGCGGCCGCGAAGGCCTCTGTGATCCGGCTCTTCCCAAGATGCCCCCACCCGCAACACCATCACCACGGCCGACGCCTCCCGTTCCTCGTGTCGGCGGCGTCGCATACCTCGCAATCCGACCCGagcaccacccccacccccacccccgtaaCCTCCGATCCCCGTTCCGCCGTCGCTGGCAACCTCCCCTTCTTCGACCGCGTGCTCTTCCCGGGCTCCTTCCCTCCGGAGACCCCGCCTGTGGAGGACCCGGCGCCGCCGGCTGATTTTCGCCCGGCGTCTGCTTCACCGGTGAGagaggagacggagacggagagggAGGCATGGAGGCTACTGAGGAGGGCTGTGGTGAGCTACTGCGGCGAGCCGGTCGGCACGGTGGCGGCGGAGGACCCCGAGTGTACGGAGATGCTTAACTACGATCAGGTCTTCATCAGGGACTTTGTGCCCTCCGCTCTTGCCTTTCTCATGCGCGGGGAGACCGAGATCGTCCGCAATTTCCTCCTCCACACCCTGCAGCTGCAG AGCTGGGAGAAAACTGTTGACTGTTACAGCCCTGGGCAAGGCTTGATGCCAGCTAGTTTTAAGATTAGGACCATTCCACTTGATGAAAACAATGAAGCATTTGAGGAGATTCTGGATCCTGACTTTGGTGAATCAGCTATTGGCCGTGTAGCTCCAGTTGATtctg GACTTTGGTGGATTATCTTACTGAGAGCATACTGCAAGATTACAGGAGACTATTCATTGCAAGAAAGAGTGGATGTGCAAACCGGGATTAAGCTGATCTTGAGTTTGTGTTTGTCTGATGGGTTTGACATGTTCCCCACTTTACTGGTCACAGACGGATCATGCATGATAGACAGGAGGATGGGGATACACGGGCATCCTCTTGAGATTCAA GCTTTGTTCTATTCTGCTCTGAGATGCTCAAGGGaaatgattgttatgaacgaaggcTCAAAACACCTCCTCCGAGCCATCAACAACAGGCTCAGTGCATTGTCTTTTCACATTAGGGAGTACTACTGGGTCGATATGAATAAGATAAACGAGATCtacagatacaagacagaagaataCTCACATGACGCAACTAACAAATTTAACATTTATCCCGAGCAAATTCCTTCCTGGCTTGTTGATTGGATTCCTGAGAAAGGGGGTTATCTTATTGGGAATCTGCAGCCAGCTCACATGGATTTTAGGTTCTTCTCACTTGGCAACCTTTGGGCCATATCTTCATCTCTAACTACTCCAACACAAGCCGAGGGAATACTTAGCCTTATTGAAGAGAAATGGGATGATCTTGTAGCAAATATGCCCGTCAAGATCTGTTACCCTGCAATGGAATATGATGAATGGCGCATTATTACAGGCAGTGACCCTAAGAACAC CCCATGGTCATATCATAATGGTGGATCTTGGCCAACCCTACTGTGGCAG TTTACACTGGCCTGCATCAAAATGGGAAGACCAGAGTTGGCCCGTAGGGCCATTGCAGTGGCTGAGGAGAAGCTCTCAGCTGACAAGTGGCCAGAATACTATGACACCCGGTCTGGAAGATTCATTGGGAAGCAGTCACGGTCATATCAGACATGGACTATTGCTGGTTTTCTGACCTCCAAGATGTTGCTGGAAAACCCAGAGCTGGCTTCTATCCTGACCTGTGATGAGGATCTTGAGCTCCTTGAAGGCTGTGCTTGCTGCCTCTCGAAGAGGACTAGATGCTCACGGCGTGCGGCCAAATCAGATATCATTGGGTAA